From the Haladaptatus sp. DJG-WS-42 genome, the window GTTGCCTCTTCGACGGGCGTCCCGCCAAGCTTTTCGATGGTATCCGCGATAGCCGTCACGTGGGCGGCCTCGTGCTCACCAATCGCCGCGAGGCGGTCTGGCACCGTCATCCGGAGCTCCGCGTCGTAGTCAGAAAGGACGCTCGCGCTGCGGAGTTCGTCCGCGCTGAACGTCTCCAGCCCTTCGCGGTAGAAGACAGCCTCTAAGTGTTCGAGCGTGAGCGCGTAGTTCAGGATGTCCACGTCGCTCGTCCCATCGTCTTCCTTGCGCATTGGCGTCGCCATCGAATCACCGCGCGAAAGCGCACTGCTGTCGTTCGGATTCTCGGTGATGAACTGGCTCGCAATTTCGATGACCTCGTCCATCGACTTCGCCTCGTCTACGGCCTTCGGGAATGGGTCAGACGAGTTGACGAGGTTGAGGAAGCTCGCGTGGCGGGCTTCGACGCTGTGAATGCCGAGCGCAGCGGTGAGCACGTCGTTGTTGACAATGGACGGCGCGGCACCCGCGTAGGCGGCGACGCCCGTGTTCTCGAGCGCCTTGCCAACGGCGAGGAACTCCGTGGGCGTCTCGTAGCCGAAGTTGTACTCGGCTTCTTCAACGGGTGTGCCACCGAGTTGCTCGATGGTGTCTGCGATGGCCGAGACGTGGGCGGCCTCGTGTTCGCCCGTTGCTTTCAGG encodes:
- a CDS encoding ferritin-like domain-containing protein; this encodes MRDSEPSPTDRRALRSRRTILGTIASIGGVALAGCMSGGESGGGMTTTTTEDGGMTTTEGTMTTTEDGSVDTNPDVAILNYALTLEHLENAFYRDGLDEFADDELMQADALSKFSETLRMQVPEYLKATGEHEAAHVSAIADTIEQLGGTPVEEAEYNFGYETPTEFLAVGKALENTGVAAYAGAAPSIVNNDVLTAALGIHSVEARHASFLNLVNSSDPFPKAVDEAKSMDEVIEIASQFITENPNDSSALSRGDSMATPMRKEDDGTSDVDILNYALTLEHLEAVFYREGLETFSADELRSASVLSDYDAELRMTVPDRLAAIGEHEAAHVTAIADTIEKLGGTPVEEATYDFGYETPSEFLAVGKALENTGVAAYAGAAPSVSNDDVFAAAAGIHSVEARHASFLNELNVANPFPAAVDQPKGMEEVVEIAGQFIVAE